Genomic segment of Deltaproteobacteria bacterium:
AGCGGCCTTGGCCATGTCTATGATCGAAGCGGCGGTAAAAGTCATGAACGAAATGGCCACTTTTTCTGGAGCGGGAGTATCGGAAGCAAAGGAATGAACAGTTTCTCTTTAGCCTGGCAATTTTTAACCATCCTCCCCTGGAGGAAGAGTGATCAGGAAATAGATCCCCAGCTCTTGGGCCGATCCATGGCTTTCTACCCGGTGATCGGGCTTCTTCTGGGACTGATTCTCTGGGCAGCTCACTGGCTTTTTTCCTTGGCTTTTCCCCGTACCCTCGCGGATGGA
This window contains:
- a CDS encoding adenosylcobinamide-GDP ribazoletransferase, translating into MNSFSLAWQFLTILPWRKSDQEIDPQLLGRSMAFYPVIGLLLGLILWAAHWLFSLAFPRTLADGLVVMLLVLLTGAFHLDGLADTCDGLASGKSPEERMKIMKDHRVGTFGVVGLILILG